One window of Tachysurus vachellii isolate PV-2020 chromosome 21, HZAU_Pvac_v1, whole genome shotgun sequence genomic DNA carries:
- the nfyc gene encoding nuclear transcription factor Y subunit gamma isoform X1 produces the protein MSGDSFGAAGTDAQQNLQSFWPRVMEEIRNLTVKDFRVQELPLARIKKIMKLDEDVKMISAEAPVLFAKAAQIFITELTLRAWIHTEDNKRRTLQRNDIAMAITKFDQFDFLIDIVPRDDLKPPKRQEEVRQSVASTEPVQYYFTLAQQPGAVQVQGQQQGQQVAAPATAATTLQPGQIIIAQPQQGQVLQGTTMQQLQQVQVAQSQATPITSAPVTMQVGEGQQVQIVQAAAQGQAQGQAAQPAGQTMQVMQQIITNTGEIQQIPVQLNAGGLQYIRLAQPVSGAQVVQGQIQTLATNAQQVSQTEVQQGQQQFNQFTDGQQLYQIQQVTMPAGQELTQPMFIQSTSQTADGQVSTQVSAD, from the exons ATGTCAGGAGACTCCTTCGGAGCCGCTGGAACAGATGCCCAGCAGAACCTGCAGTCCTTCTGGCCCAGGGTCATGGAAGAGATCAGGAACctcactgtg AAGGATTTTCGCGTGCAGGAGCTTCCACTTGCTCGCATCAAGAAAATCATGAAGTTGGATGAGGATGTGAAG ATGATCAGTGCAGAGGCTCCAGTGCTTTTTGCCAAAGCAGCTCAGATCTTCATCACAGAGCTCACTTTGAGAGCGTGGATACACACCGAGGACAACAAACGGCGCACACTACAG AGGAATGACATAGCCATGGCGATCACCAAGTTTGACCAGTTTGACTTCCTCATTGACATTGTCCCAAGAGATGACCTTAAGCCACCCAAACGACAG gaggAGGTGCGTCAGTCGGTCGCCTCGACAGAACCGGTGCAGTACTACTTCACGCTGGCGCAGCAACCCGGTGCTGTACAGGTGCAGGGGCAGCAGCAAGGCCAGCAGGTGGCTGCACCCGCCACCGCTGCCACCACCCTCCAACCAGGCCAAATCATCATCGCCCAGCCTCAGCAGGGCCAg GTGTTGCAGGGGACCACCATGCAGCAGCTACAGCAGGTGCAGGTAGCTCAGTCACAGGCTACCCCGATCACG AGCGCTCCAGTGACCATGCAGGTGGGTGAGGGCCAGCAGGTACAGATAGTGCAGGCGGCTGCACAGGGCCAGGCTCAGGGCCAGGCGGCACAACCAGCCGGTCAGACCATGCAGGTCATGCAGCAAATCATCACCAACACAGGAGAAATTCAGCAGATCCCT GTGCAGCTGAATGCTGGAGGCCTGCAGTACATTCGTCTGGCTCAGCCAGTTTCAGGAGCACAAGTCGTTCAAGGACAAATACAGACCCTCGCCACCAACGCTCAGCAG GTATCACAGACAGAAGTGCAACAAGGACAACAGCAGTTCAACCAGTTCACTGATGGTCAG CAGTTGTATCAGATCCAGCAGGTGACGATGCCAGCAGGTCAGGAGCTCACTCAGCCTATGTTCATCCAATCAACGAGCCAGACAGCTGATGGCCAGGTCAGCACGCAGGTCAGCGCTGACTGA
- the nfyc gene encoding nuclear transcription factor Y subunit gamma isoform X2, protein MSGDSFGAAGTDAQQNLQSFWPRVMEEIRNLTVDFRVQELPLARIKKIMKLDEDVKMISAEAPVLFAKAAQIFITELTLRAWIHTEDNKRRTLQRNDIAMAITKFDQFDFLIDIVPRDDLKPPKRQEEVRQSVASTEPVQYYFTLAQQPGAVQVQGQQQGQQVAAPATAATTLQPGQIIIAQPQQGQVLQGTTMQQLQQVQVAQSQATPITSAPVTMQVGEGQQVQIVQAAAQGQAQGQAAQPAGQTMQVMQQIITNTGEIQQIPVQLNAGGLQYIRLAQPVSGAQVVQGQIQTLATNAQQVSQTEVQQGQQQFNQFTDGQQLYQIQQVTMPAGQELTQPMFIQSTSQTADGQVSTQVSAD, encoded by the exons ATGTCAGGAGACTCCTTCGGAGCCGCTGGAACAGATGCCCAGCAGAACCTGCAGTCCTTCTGGCCCAGGGTCATGGAAGAGATCAGGAACctcactgtg GATTTTCGCGTGCAGGAGCTTCCACTTGCTCGCATCAAGAAAATCATGAAGTTGGATGAGGATGTGAAG ATGATCAGTGCAGAGGCTCCAGTGCTTTTTGCCAAAGCAGCTCAGATCTTCATCACAGAGCTCACTTTGAGAGCGTGGATACACACCGAGGACAACAAACGGCGCACACTACAG AGGAATGACATAGCCATGGCGATCACCAAGTTTGACCAGTTTGACTTCCTCATTGACATTGTCCCAAGAGATGACCTTAAGCCACCCAAACGACAG gaggAGGTGCGTCAGTCGGTCGCCTCGACAGAACCGGTGCAGTACTACTTCACGCTGGCGCAGCAACCCGGTGCTGTACAGGTGCAGGGGCAGCAGCAAGGCCAGCAGGTGGCTGCACCCGCCACCGCTGCCACCACCCTCCAACCAGGCCAAATCATCATCGCCCAGCCTCAGCAGGGCCAg GTGTTGCAGGGGACCACCATGCAGCAGCTACAGCAGGTGCAGGTAGCTCAGTCACAGGCTACCCCGATCACG AGCGCTCCAGTGACCATGCAGGTGGGTGAGGGCCAGCAGGTACAGATAGTGCAGGCGGCTGCACAGGGCCAGGCTCAGGGCCAGGCGGCACAACCAGCCGGTCAGACCATGCAGGTCATGCAGCAAATCATCACCAACACAGGAGAAATTCAGCAGATCCCT GTGCAGCTGAATGCTGGAGGCCTGCAGTACATTCGTCTGGCTCAGCCAGTTTCAGGAGCACAAGTCGTTCAAGGACAAATACAGACCCTCGCCACCAACGCTCAGCAG GTATCACAGACAGAAGTGCAACAAGGACAACAGCAGTTCAACCAGTTCACTGATGGTCAG CAGTTGTATCAGATCCAGCAGGTGACGATGCCAGCAGGTCAGGAGCTCACTCAGCCTATGTTCATCCAATCAACGAGCCAGACAGCTGATGGCCAGGTCAGCACGCAGGTCAGCGCTGACTGA
- the nfyc gene encoding nuclear transcription factor Y subunit gamma isoform X3 → MSGDSFGAAGTDAQQNLQSFWPRVMEEIRNLTVKDFRVQELPLARIKKIMKLDEDVKMISAEAPVLFAKAAQIFITELTLRAWIHTEDNKRRTLQRNDIAMAITKFDQFDFLIDIVPRDDLKPPKRQEEVRQSVASTEPVQYYFTLAQQPGAVQVQGQQQGQQVAAPATAATTLQPGQIIIAQPQQGQSAPVTMQVGEGQQVQIVQAAAQGQAQGQAAQPAGQTMQVMQQIITNTGEIQQIPVQLNAGGLQYIRLAQPVSGAQVVQGQIQTLATNAQQVSQTEVQQGQQQFNQFTDGQQLYQIQQVTMPAGQELTQPMFIQSTSQTADGQVSTQVSAD, encoded by the exons ATGTCAGGAGACTCCTTCGGAGCCGCTGGAACAGATGCCCAGCAGAACCTGCAGTCCTTCTGGCCCAGGGTCATGGAAGAGATCAGGAACctcactgtg AAGGATTTTCGCGTGCAGGAGCTTCCACTTGCTCGCATCAAGAAAATCATGAAGTTGGATGAGGATGTGAAG ATGATCAGTGCAGAGGCTCCAGTGCTTTTTGCCAAAGCAGCTCAGATCTTCATCACAGAGCTCACTTTGAGAGCGTGGATACACACCGAGGACAACAAACGGCGCACACTACAG AGGAATGACATAGCCATGGCGATCACCAAGTTTGACCAGTTTGACTTCCTCATTGACATTGTCCCAAGAGATGACCTTAAGCCACCCAAACGACAG gaggAGGTGCGTCAGTCGGTCGCCTCGACAGAACCGGTGCAGTACTACTTCACGCTGGCGCAGCAACCCGGTGCTGTACAGGTGCAGGGGCAGCAGCAAGGCCAGCAGGTGGCTGCACCCGCCACCGCTGCCACCACCCTCCAACCAGGCCAAATCATCATCGCCCAGCCTCAGCAGGGCCAg AGCGCTCCAGTGACCATGCAGGTGGGTGAGGGCCAGCAGGTACAGATAGTGCAGGCGGCTGCACAGGGCCAGGCTCAGGGCCAGGCGGCACAACCAGCCGGTCAGACCATGCAGGTCATGCAGCAAATCATCACCAACACAGGAGAAATTCAGCAGATCCCT GTGCAGCTGAATGCTGGAGGCCTGCAGTACATTCGTCTGGCTCAGCCAGTTTCAGGAGCACAAGTCGTTCAAGGACAAATACAGACCCTCGCCACCAACGCTCAGCAG GTATCACAGACAGAAGTGCAACAAGGACAACAGCAGTTCAACCAGTTCACTGATGGTCAG CAGTTGTATCAGATCCAGCAGGTGACGATGCCAGCAGGTCAGGAGCTCACTCAGCCTATGTTCATCCAATCAACGAGCCAGACAGCTGATGGCCAGGTCAGCACGCAGGTCAGCGCTGACTGA